The window CATAACGAACACTAAAGATTTTGGAGAAAGTCCAGTTTGAATATTTTGTAATGCGCCACACCCGGCTGGGCCGCATTAGGCTGGGCCGCACCCGGCTGACCTGCATTAGGACGCGCCCTTAGTACCACTTTGTAATTGCCGCCAGAGCGGGTAGTGAGCTGCCCGATAGCATATACCTGCCCGTCGGCAGAAGACCCCTGGTGCTTCACCATAAACTGCGAAGGAGGGTTTTGCCGCAGAAAATCAGCTACTTTACCGCTAGCCACCTGCTTTCGATAGGTGCCGTTCGCCCCGGGCTGCATTAGTTCTACTTCATCATCTAACAGTGCAGTAAGACTATTCATATCAGTCTGGATGATGGCAGCGCTGAATGCCTGCGCCACCGGATGATCCCGCTGGGCAGATACCGGCAACGCCAGGCAGATGAGCAGGACCGGAGCCACCATTAAGAATTTCTGAATCATGGCAGAGAGAAGTTGTTTCGGGACCAAGGTAGCAACAATCATCCTAATAAATCCTTTAATTTTATAATCGCTCTTACACCAAAGTTGCTTCTTTTAGAGCTAAAACTTACTCCATATACGCTAACCGTAAGACTAAGTTGCGTATCCTTCTCAACCCTATAGACACAGCGTTATTTTGACGAATTAATGACAGGAAGCATGTGCTGCTCCACAGCATTGCTATAGGCTTTCACTAATCTAAGAGAGTCGCCTGCACTACCCATTTGCAGGCCTATAGGGCAACAGCTGTTGAGTGGCTGTGTTTGCAGCAAATTTCCTCCTAAATCATACAAGTAGGTAAATTCCTGATCGGTATCTGTTACTGCTACCAGCGCTGCGGCTTCGCTAAAAGGAAAATACTGCACCTCCAGCTTACTGGCCCCCAGATAATCTTTTTCGAACAAATCATTTCCATTTTCATCCATCAGCCGCAGCCTGAAGCGATCCTGCTGTGCAATGAGAAAACGCTTGCCCCTGGCATCGGGCACCATGTAAAAGCGGGCCCTGGCATCGGGCCGGTATAATTGTTTTCTGCTGATGATACGTCCCTCCAGATCCCACTCCCAGAACAGCCCTGATGCCGTTACGGTAATAAAGCGGGTGCTTTTAAAATCAGAACCCTGCCGTATGTGCACAGGCCCCAGCAGGCTATCGCCTAGAGCAAAAGGAAAACCTTTCAGATACTCACCGCGACGGGTGAAAGCATGCACCTCTCCTTTCTTTTGAAAGGCATAAATAATATCTCTTGAACGCACCCTCAGGTGGCCCGGAGCAGCACTAAGACTCCCCTTCAGGGCCACAGGCTGCCAGCCTTCCAGGTTAATGCCATCCAAATCGTACATAAAAATATTGCCAGTGCCCGAGGCCAGCAAAAAACGGTAACGGCGGGTGCCATCGTAGTCTATCACAGAGGCCCAATCTATTTTTTCTGTATTGGGCAGCGAGAGCGGAAAAGGCTTCAGCAGCTGCAGGTTAGGCTGAAAGAGATAAGCACTATCCGGTGTGGTGATAAAATAATGCGGGCTGTTATTTTTTTGCGGGTCCAGCTCTGCCAGCTGCGACTGCCAGTACCCTCCCATCCTGGTGCTCCGCACAGTTTCGCCTGCATTGTTGAGCAGGTACAGTGCACGGGCAGAGTCCTGCACCAGCCAGTGCCCACTGCGCTGCTGCCTGTACGATACAGCAACAGGTGCATGCACCACCGGCGACTCCAGCCTGCTGCCTGCTTTTCTGACCAGCTGAATCTGCTCCAGCTGACGCTCTGGCCGTCTGTCGAGATGCAGAAACAGGTTTGTATAAAAAGCACCTTCTGCAGAAGAGAGCTGCAGCGAAAGCAGGTCAATTTGCCGGAGTGCCTGGTTGTGTTTGTCCCAGAACATTTTCCAGGGCCCTGCCAGACGCCTGTAGAGCATGGGCCAGAGGGTGGCGGTATTCAGGTAGAGGGCATAATTCTGTTCGGCATCCAGCCGCGACATAAAGTTGTTGAGCCTGACGGACCGCTGCCAGGTTTCTTCTGCCTCTATATCCAGCAGCATTTCCTTCAGCGCAGGGATGGAACTGCTGATCACCAGGTAATCTTCCACAATGGTGTAGTACGATGAGCCCCCGAAACCCAGGTAGGCACTCCCCAGCAGGGAGGCAGGAAATTCATCGTAAGGGAGCTCCTGCAGTTGCTGGCGCAGAAAAACTTCGCTGTACAAGGTATCCTGCAGAGCCACCCGTGCTGACATCTCCCTGAGCAGACCGGCCGCATTGCTGCTGTCGCTAAGGTGGAGCATCAGCAGGCGTTCCGGCCGGCCGGCTCCTGCTGTGGGTAGGGTAGCCAGACCTGCTTCATTGCCAATAATGGCTGCCAGCTGCCGGGCATCGGGGGCTTTTGCTTCCAGCACCTGCCAGCGCTCCCATTGTTCGGGTGCCTTGCGCTCCCAGTAGGTGCGCAGGCGCTGATGCCACTCCTGCGAATTGCTAAGGCCAACAAACACCAGGCTGGCAGCACGCAGGGGCACCAGAAAACTTAACCGCATGGGCTGCGGTTTTTGCCCGTGCAGTGCCCACAGAAAATCTGCCTCCTGGGGGTTATCCGGCTTAACAAAGCCGGTGAGCAACAGGCCGTTTTCTGCTGTAGCCGCCTCCAGCTGACTGTAATAAGGCAGGCGGGGCAGCAGCTCCTGTACCAGGCTGTCATCATGGGAAAAAACCCGAAGCAAGGCAGGCAGCTGCTGCAGGTTAATGGCAAGAGTACCCAGGGTTTCCATCGATGTTCCGCTGGTCTGCTGCATCCAGGCTGGCACCAGGGCCGTACTGGAGGCTGCTTTCTGACGAATAGCCCCCTCTACCAGAAAAGAAGTAAAGCTACCCACCAGAACACCCTCCTGAGCAAAAAAGCTGAAGGTGCGCCCCCCATTCAGGTCCCTGATCTCATACAGCTTCACGCCCTGGTACAGGCGTTCGTCCAGCCGGTAGTTAGCGGGGCTGTCTTCAATTTCCTTCCGGAGCTGCCTGAGCAGCCGCTGGTCTTTTTCGCCCTGCAGGGGCATTAAGAGCAGGTAATCGAAATTATTACGCTCTGTGATGTGCAGAGAAAACAGGAATTCACGGTTTTTAAGCGCCTCATACGAGGGCAGCAAACGCTTAAGCTCCTGTTCATACACATCGAAGCGCTGCATGCCCGGCATATCTTTCAGCAACTCACCAAAAGTATGCTGCTTCAGGTCTTCCCAGGCGGCCTCGGGCTGTGTGCTGGAATACAGCAGCACTGCATCTGAGGGCACCAGGGCGCGTAAGGGATAGTCTGTGCTTTGGAAATAGCGCTGGTATAACCAGTAGCCACCAGCGGCAAATAAAACTGTTGCCAGTACGGCAATAATGATGGCTTTGATATTCAAGGCAGAAACGGAATTGGGCTCTAATTTGTAAAAAAATCAGACGCCTTTCAAGCCTGATTTACGCGTGTGGCTTTTTCTCCATCGTCTTCCCTTTCCAGCTCACGTATTTCTATGGCTACTGCATTTTCTGAAGGGCGCACCTGGTAGCCTTTGCTCAGGTAATAGATCTTAGTAAAGATTGCGCCCAGCAAAATGATAACGGAAGAGTAAAAAACCCACAGCAAAAGGGCTGCCAGCGAGCCTGCTGCGCCATAGGTGGTGGTAATATCGGTACTGCTGATGATACGCCCTATGATAAATTTACCCAGGGTAAACAAGGCAGATGTAATGAGCGCCCCTACCCAGATAGGTTTCCAGGGGGAGCGGATATCGGGCAGAAATTTAAAGAGCAGCGCAAAAATAACTGTCATCAGCCCATAGGATACCAGGATATGGAGAAACCTGGTCAGATAAGGAGTAAGTCCCAGCAGGTCATTGCTAAATTCATCGGCAAACAGGGCAATAACAGACTCCAGCAGCAGGCTGGCCACCATTACAATACCCAGTACAAGAATGAGCAGCA of the Flammeovirgaceae bacterium 311 genome contains:
- a CDS encoding ribonuclease BN (COG1295 Predicted membrane protein), which encodes MTKRFFYIAKKVIKDTIHRFSAADPIVYSAAIAFFTIFSMPSILFLVVKVASSLMGSKRVLDEVFAQVEEKVNNESAQQIQSILEAGFDWGLTSLSGILSLLLLLFTATVVFNFVKKALNSIWNVKPKPRKGAVKFAIDRLFSLLLILVLGIVMVASLLLESVIALFADEFSNDLLGLTPYLTRFLHILVSYGLMTVIFALLFKFLPDIRSPWKPIWVGALITSALFTLGKFIIGRIISSTDITTTYGAAGSLAALLLWVFYSSVIILLGAIFTKIYYLSKGYQVRPSENAVAIEIRELEREDDGEKATRVNQA